The following are encoded in a window of Podospora pseudoanserina strain CBS 124.78 chromosome 6, whole genome shotgun sequence genomic DNA:
- a CDS encoding hypothetical protein (EggNog:ENOG503NVKW) yields the protein MAARHDYLAYKHDTSLLLRWMIQTSNNIIKARKAEIAELQSHELNKRGQIRVDGIVPLCGLIAKHVTNVSPSIYRLFQSIIDARTASYSRSQRVAIQIQDKNVEECNSTYKFFIGTLVAVLEALGSTPSKAGASQNADHGASSVSKEDAKQLISANRFVPLQNGEIDGSSDKEVPQQSSTTQPRNKPVLPSISEEDPVNLSLEDYKLIEEKDSGWGYMWAVSDLARNWIQLRRSLQEVWRDVAYNHLNIAIGGTLSNSAIAMIQRRSRAIFVNFPDHDSYGSIMNVVTWGLPYELQGKMLSHLWSLPQFRPDNFTPSKEICVDAKEQLMAYSYNYLVEFITDPTHSLWQANQAHARGTRQRGPQPQPPDGDKRGVPAVAKELHDQLAV from the exons ATGGCCGCTCGCCACGACTATCTCGCCTACAAGCACGACACCAGCTTGCTTCTTCGCTGGATGATACAGacctccaacaacatcatcaaagCACGCAAGGCTGAAATTGCCGAACTCCAGTCGCACGAACTCAACAAGAGGGGTCAAATTAGGGTCGATGGGATCGTCCCGTTGTGCGGACTCATTGCCAAGCATGTCACCAACGTCTCACCATCAATTTACCGACTCTTTCAGTCCATAATTGATGCCCGGACCGCCAGTTATTCAAGGTCCCAGAGGGTCGCGATCCAAATTCAAGACAAAAATGTTGAGGAATGCAATTCTACCTACAAGTTCTTCATTGGCACCCTCGTAGCGGTCTTGGAGGCTCTCGGGAGTACGCCTTCGAAGGCGGGGGCAAGCCAGAATGCGGATCATGGTGCTTCATCAGTTAGTAAAGAGGACGCCAAGCAGCTCATCTCCGCCAATAGATTTGTCCCTCTCCAGAATGGCGAGATAGATGGGTCTAGCGACAAGGAGGTCCCACAACAGTCATCGACGACCCAACCACGAAACAAGCCCGTCCTG CCTTCCATCTCAGAAGAAGATCCCGTCAATCTTTCACTGGAAGATTACAAGCTCATTGAAGAAAAAGATTCGGGATGGGGGTACATGTGGGCTGTATCCGATTTGGCCCGAAACTGGATACAGCTTCGCCGCTCTCTTCAAGAGGTTTGGCGAGATGTCGCatacaaccacctcaacattGCTATTGGCGGCACGCTCTCCAACTCCGCCATTGCCATGATCCAACGACGTTCAAGAGCGATATTTGTCAATTTCCCCGACCATGATTCATATGGCAGCATCATGAACGTAGTCACCTGGGGGTTGCCTTATGAATTGCAAGGCAAAATGTTATCACACTTGTGGTCGTTGCCCCAATTCCGACCAGACAACTTTACGCCTTCCAAAGAGATATGTGTTGATGCCAAAGAGCAGTTGATGGCCTATTCCTACAACTATCTCGTCGAATTCATCACTGATCCAACACACTCGCTCTGGCAAGCCAACCAAGCGCATGCTCGCGGAACTCGACAGCGGGGaccccaacctcagcctccaGACGGCGACAAAAGAGGAGTGCCTGCTGTGGCGAAGGAGCTACACGATCAATTGGCTGTATGA